The proteins below are encoded in one region of Geomonas ferrireducens:
- a CDS encoding NADH-quinone oxidoreductase subunit K, with protein MNALPFLVVVWLLVVGLYGIATCRNSIYLVSALFVAQSSGYLLLLSVGYVNNGTAPITGDIPGTRIMVDPVVQALTLTDIVVGATVSALLLALALQRHKRSGTLDPKSEPPMRG; from the coding sequence GTGAACGCGCTCCCCTTCCTCGTTGTAGTGTGGCTCCTGGTGGTAGGCCTTTACGGTATCGCCACCTGCAGGAACAGCATTTACCTGGTGAGTGCTCTCTTCGTCGCCCAGTCCTCAGGCTACCTGCTGCTGCTCTCGGTCGGCTACGTGAACAACGGCACCGCGCCCATTACCGGCGACATCCCGGGAACACGGATCATGGTCGACCCGGTGGTGCAGGCGCTCACCTTGACCGACATCGTCGTCGGGGCAACGGTCTCTGCCCTGCTCCTCGCCCTCGCCCTTCAGCGCCACAAGCGCAGCGGGACGCTCGATCCGAAGAGCGAGCCCCCCATGCGGGGCTGA
- a CDS encoding MnhB domain-containing protein → MNDRLRNTLFALAAALLAGCLVAAFTSLPTFGRQSGAYRALVLESMEPMRHAQQAVAAVTFDYRGFDTLAEEFILFAAVAGGLLLLRRQEDEETREPTDQAPDRAGIVAAPAVLGLGVVMFPFTLLLGIYVVLHGHLTPGGGFQGGVLVATAFYYVYLSGEYGDLLKIKRDHLASHLEAAGAMSYAMIGALPLLSDYHYMRNLFPLGVSGELLSTGTLPLLNTAVGIEVASAFVLLIAAFLRQVLVIRREKKS, encoded by the coding sequence ATGAACGATCGCCTGCGCAACACGCTTTTCGCGCTGGCTGCCGCGCTCCTTGCCGGGTGCCTCGTCGCCGCCTTCACCTCCCTCCCCACTTTCGGCCGTCAAAGCGGGGCCTACCGGGCGCTGGTGCTGGAGAGCATGGAACCGATGCGGCACGCCCAGCAAGCGGTCGCCGCCGTCACCTTCGATTACCGCGGTTTCGACACGCTCGCCGAAGAGTTCATCCTCTTCGCCGCGGTAGCGGGAGGGCTACTGCTGCTCAGGCGGCAGGAGGACGAAGAAACCCGCGAACCGACGGACCAGGCACCGGACCGCGCCGGCATCGTGGCCGCACCGGCCGTTCTCGGGCTTGGCGTTGTCATGTTCCCCTTCACCCTGCTGCTGGGAATCTACGTCGTCCTGCACGGTCACCTGACGCCCGGCGGCGGCTTCCAGGGCGGGGTGCTGGTGGCTACCGCCTTTTACTACGTCTACCTGAGCGGCGAATACGGCGACCTCCTGAAGATTAAGCGCGACCATCTGGCCTCCCACCTGGAGGCCGCCGGCGCCATGAGCTACGCCATGATAGGCGCACTCCCCCTCCTCTCCGACTACCATTACATGCGCAACCTCTTTCCGCTCGGAGTCTCGGGGGAACTCCTCTCCACCGGGACGCTGCCACTGTTGAACACAGCCGTCGGTATCGAGGTGGCCTCGGCCTTCGTGCTTCTGATCGCGGCCTTTTTGCGCCAGGTCCTCGTGATCCGCAGGGAGAAGAAATCGTGA
- a CDS encoding Na(+)/H(+) antiporter subunit B has protein sequence MGPIEAVAFLLVATSGWAVVATRDPLPQSIIAGFFGLTLSILFLVLQAPDVALSEMVVGAVAFPLMVLLTVAKTRSRGAR, from the coding sequence ATGGGGCCCATTGAGGCGGTGGCGTTTCTGCTGGTGGCGACATCCGGGTGGGCGGTGGTGGCGACGCGCGATCCTCTCCCCCAGTCGATCATCGCCGGTTTTTTCGGGCTCACCCTCAGCATCCTTTTCCTGGTGCTGCAGGCGCCTGACGTCGCCCTTTCCGAAATGGTCGTCGGGGCGGTCGCCTTCCCGCTCATGGTGCTCCTTACCGTGGCGAAGACCCGCTCCAGGGGGGCGCGATGA
- a CDS encoding cation:proton antiporter has protein sequence MSPDLPAGAVVIGLLVFALLVCTFSCAGVAVMKGVYAKLHYLSPPAVLAAGAMATAITIQEGMSAPTIKAWLVFAVMVVGNPVITFAAARAHYLREAKDVKKPTDDQGEEDDHGAH, from the coding sequence GTGAGCCCCGACCTCCCCGCCGGAGCTGTCGTCATCGGGCTTCTCGTTTTCGCCCTGCTGGTCTGCACCTTCAGCTGTGCCGGCGTCGCCGTCATGAAGGGGGTCTACGCCAAGCTGCACTACCTCTCTCCCCCGGCGGTGCTCGCGGCGGGGGCAATGGCAACGGCGATAACGATCCAGGAAGGGATGTCCGCCCCCACCATCAAGGCGTGGCTCGTCTTCGCGGTCATGGTGGTCGGCAATCCGGTGATCACCTTCGCCGCGGCACGGGCGCATTACCTGCGCGAGGCGAAAGACGTGAAGAAGCCCACCGACGATCAGGGAGAGGAGGATGACCATGGGGCCCATTGA
- a CDS encoding monovalent cation/H+ antiporter complex subunit F, with protein MNIWLFCALALLLLMAPCGWLCFRGTIMERFVALQLAQLFAVLAILLLAEGYRRAIYFDLSLVLAVLSFASGLVYLRFLERWL; from the coding sequence ATGAACATTTGGCTTTTCTGCGCACTTGCCCTGCTCCTGCTCATGGCCCCATGCGGCTGGCTCTGCTTTCGCGGCACGATTATGGAGCGTTTCGTGGCGCTGCAGCTCGCGCAACTTTTCGCCGTGCTCGCCATCCTGCTCCTCGCCGAAGGGTACCGCCGCGCCATATATTTCGATCTCTCGCTCGTGCTGGCCGTCCTTTCCTTCGCCTCGGGACTTGTTTACCTCCGCTTTCTGGAGCGCTGGCTGTGA
- a CDS encoding cation:proton antiporter → MRGFQITALLTTLTATFAYLNHRFLKLPPTVGLMLLSLLFSLLLWSSIAVGVDVVTPARQLMDRIDFDVLFLQGILSLLLFAGALFVKVEELLNVKLSIALFAVAGVLVSAGVIGGGFYLLALLLELPVRLEYALLFGAIMSPTDPVAVLPTLRRLGIPDRLNAWIAGEALFNDGIGIVLFLALHAAAVNASAPGVMSVLRTFVIQTAGGLAFGSLLGWLGFLLIKSIDNYRLEILITLALVLGGYSLALLIGVSGPLSMVVAGLFIGGRGRKLAMSEHTRMHLDQFWDLVEKYLNAILFTLIGLELLVLSNRLSLIHLCTGLLVIPVVLLGRFLSVLAVGGLVRMREPFSLKDASIMTWSGLRGAIAIALAMSLPQNEGLHILLVATYIVVLFSILVQGPTLGLLLAQTSSEGGGSHE, encoded by the coding sequence ATGCGAGGCTTCCAGATCACGGCGCTTTTGACCACGCTGACGGCAACCTTTGCCTACCTGAACCACCGTTTCCTCAAGCTGCCGCCGACCGTGGGGCTCATGCTGCTGAGCCTCCTCTTCTCTCTGCTCTTGTGGAGTTCCATAGCGGTGGGTGTCGACGTGGTTACCCCGGCGCGGCAGTTGATGGACCGCATCGACTTCGACGTCCTCTTCCTGCAGGGGATCCTCAGCCTGCTGCTCTTCGCCGGGGCGCTCTTCGTGAAGGTCGAGGAGCTCCTCAACGTGAAACTAAGCATCGCGCTCTTCGCGGTCGCCGGTGTCCTGGTCTCGGCGGGGGTGATCGGAGGGGGCTTCTACCTCCTCGCCCTCCTGCTGGAGCTGCCGGTCCGACTGGAGTATGCCCTGCTCTTCGGGGCCATCATGTCCCCCACCGATCCGGTGGCCGTGCTCCCCACCCTGCGCCGGCTCGGCATCCCGGACCGGCTTAACGCCTGGATCGCCGGAGAAGCGCTCTTCAACGACGGCATCGGCATCGTCCTTTTCCTGGCACTTCATGCCGCGGCGGTGAACGCCTCCGCGCCGGGCGTCATGTCCGTTTTAAGAACCTTCGTCATCCAGACCGCCGGGGGGCTCGCCTTCGGCTCCCTGCTCGGGTGGCTCGGCTTTCTGCTCATAAAAAGCATCGACAACTACCGTCTCGAGATCCTGATCACCCTGGCGCTCGTCCTTGGCGGCTACTCCCTCGCGCTCCTCATAGGGGTTTCCGGCCCTCTCTCCATGGTGGTTGCCGGTCTTTTCATCGGCGGACGCGGCCGCAAACTCGCCATGTCTGAGCACACCCGCATGCACCTGGACCAGTTCTGGGACTTGGTGGAGAAATACCTGAACGCCATCCTCTTCACTTTGATAGGTCTTGAGCTCCTGGTGCTCAGCAACCGGCTGAGCCTGATCCATCTCTGCACCGGTCTCCTAGTCATCCCGGTGGTGCTGCTCGGAAGGTTTCTGTCGGTGCTGGCGGTGGGGGGACTGGTTCGGATGCGTGAGCCCTTCTCCCTGAAGGACGCCTCCATCATGACCTGGAGCGGGCTGCGCGGGGCGATCGCCATAGCCCTCGCCATGTCGCTTCCGCAAAACGAGGGGCTGCATATCCTGCTCGTCGCGACCTACATCGTGGTGCTCTTCTCGATCCTGGTGCAGGGCCCCACCCTCGGGCTTCTGCTGGCGCAGACCTCGAGCGAGGGGGGAGGCTCCCATGAATAA